The following coding sequences lie in one Enterococcus sp. 9E7_DIV0242 genomic window:
- the argR gene encoding arginine repressor: MKKADRQRLIRQIITENVIETQEELIARLEAAGVKATQATVSRDVREMSIVKTHGSNGQVKYAIFSQTKTESQEDKLKESIKDSVIRIERVQFMVIVHTDMGRADVVTNFLDEVNYTEVAGTVAGVDTIIIIARSEDEADILVERFEAMMRNE, encoded by the coding sequence ATGAAGAAAGCAGATCGCCAGCGGTTGATTCGGCAGATTATTACTGAAAACGTGATAGAGACACAAGAAGAGCTGATTGCACGATTAGAAGCGGCGGGTGTAAAAGCCACACAGGCAACTGTTTCCAGAGATGTACGGGAAATGAGTATTGTTAAGACACATGGCTCAAATGGACAAGTAAAATACGCTATTTTTTCTCAGACAAAAACAGAGAGTCAAGAGGATAAGCTGAAAGAGTCGATCAAAGATTCAGTGATTCGAATCGAGCGGGTACAGTTTATGGTCATCGTTCATACTGATATGGGGAGAGCCGATGTGGTGACTAATTTTTTGGATGAGGTCAATTATACTGAAGTGGCAGGAACAGTTGCTGGCGTAGATACAATCATTATTATTGCCAGATCAGAGGATGAGGCAGATATACTTGTAGAACGCTTTGAAGCAATGATGAGAAACGAGTAA
- a CDS encoding RluA family pseudouridine synthase, producing MDITIRLPEDFQESTIQELLEKEWLVPRKVRHFLRTRKNVAVNGQTVPFHFPVKSGDDIMLHFELEDYPTPGTAIGDPSHLNILFEDEQLIVLDKPIGIKTHPNQPDEQDTLLNQLAGYLMPKGECPYVVHRLDQDTSGCIIFAKNPFVLPIIGRMLEQKEIYRRYQALVSGKIEREAWTITKKIGRNRHDRKKYVVDPRNGKSAVTHIEKAFYNQEKNQTAVFCTLDTGRTHQIRVHLSSEGFPIVGDPLYGKTSAKRLMLHAYELHLRHPFSKEMILVQSLPGLW from the coding sequence ATGGATATCACAATCCGATTGCCAGAGGATTTTCAAGAAAGTACTATACAAGAGCTATTGGAAAAGGAATGGCTGGTTCCAAGAAAAGTCAGACACTTTCTCCGTACCCGAAAAAACGTTGCTGTAAATGGACAAACGGTTCCCTTTCACTTCCCTGTGAAATCCGGAGATGACATCATGTTGCATTTTGAACTGGAAGATTATCCCACTCCTGGCACAGCTATTGGCGATCCTTCTCACTTAAACATTTTATTTGAAGATGAACAGCTAATTGTTTTGGATAAGCCTATTGGAATCAAAACGCACCCCAATCAACCAGATGAACAGGACACACTTTTAAATCAGCTAGCCGGCTATCTTATGCCCAAAGGGGAATGTCCTTATGTGGTTCATCGCCTAGATCAGGATACTAGCGGCTGTATTATTTTTGCTAAAAACCCATTTGTTCTTCCCATAATCGGACGAATGCTGGAACAAAAAGAAATTTACAGACGCTATCAAGCGCTCGTTTCAGGGAAAATCGAACGAGAGGCTTGGACGATCACGAAAAAGATTGGTAGAAACCGCCATGATCGAAAAAAGTATGTCGTCGATCCTAGAAATGGAAAATCAGCAGTAACCCATATAGAAAAAGCCTTCTATAATCAAGAAAAGAACCAAACTGCTGTCTTTTGTACGCTGGATACGGGGCGCACCCATCAAATCCGTGTCCATCTAAGCAGTGAAGGATTTCCTATCGTAGGTGACCCATTATACGGAAAAACGTCTGCGAAGCGCTTGATGCTCCACGCCTATGAGTTGCATCTACGACATCCATTTTCAAAAGAAATGATTCTGGTACAATCGCTGCCTGGACTTTGGTAA
- a CDS encoding helix-turn-helix domain-containing protein, whose protein sequence is MSEPQYIVEHFSNRVFCSYAKTKFLSNEMFHMHNYYEMNLFLKGDMTFFIDDIKIQPVRGTLFLIDSTQVHGPKLLSQNEYERAIVHFDPKLALHLSVSQTDLLHCFSNFDGRTSKYVILDEKEIALFSELTKEIEKMGQASTFFGKEVLVNAYLAQLLVVANRHADEGIQLDNSVEHSEMIRNILTYINSHIKEKLSLRKIEKEFLMNKHYLNRLFKKELGISIYQFIILKKVSLAKQLLAQGYSPKQVYIMLDYQDYSTFSRAFKKVTDTSPTTYTKSIL, encoded by the coding sequence ATGAGCGAACCCCAATATATTGTTGAACACTTTTCTAACAGAGTATTTTGTTCTTATGCAAAAACAAAATTTTTGAGTAATGAGATGTTTCATATGCATAACTACTATGAAATGAATCTATTTTTGAAAGGAGACATGACCTTTTTTATTGATGATATCAAAATTCAGCCAGTTAGGGGGACTCTATTTTTAATTGATAGTACTCAAGTTCATGGACCTAAATTGCTATCTCAAAATGAATATGAGCGGGCAATTGTGCATTTCGATCCTAAACTGGCGTTACATTTATCTGTGAGTCAAACTGATTTGTTGCATTGCTTTTCAAATTTTGATGGTCGAACTAGCAAGTATGTTATTTTGGACGAGAAAGAAATTGCTCTTTTTTCAGAATTAACCAAAGAAATAGAAAAAATGGGTCAGGCGTCAACCTTTTTTGGGAAAGAGGTATTAGTCAATGCTTATTTGGCACAATTACTAGTTGTTGCTAATAGGCATGCTGATGAAGGAATACAATTGGATAATTCAGTCGAACATTCAGAGATGATTCGAAATATCCTTACATATATCAATTCTCATATTAAAGAAAAACTTTCATTGAGAAAAATTGAAAAGGAATTCCTTATGAATAAGCACTATTTAAATCGGCTGTTTAAGAAAGAGTTAGGAATTTCAATTTATCAATTTATTATATTAAAAAAGGTGTCTTTGGCAAAGCAACTTCTTGCTCAAGGATATAGTCCTAAGCAAGTATACATTATGTTAGATTATCAAGATTATTCAACTTTTTCTAGAGCATTTAAAAAAGTAACGGATACTTCTCCTACTACATATACCAAATCAATTTTATAG
- a CDS encoding glycoside hydrolase family 88 protein, with the protein MNVELDTETWSELELKKVAQKVKWEINRIGDGIPYQTVRGKYSDQGLLDISWWTNGFWGGINWQLYSYFGEDIYRKTAESVEERLDQALVEFEHLHHDVGFMWLLTSVVNYKLFKDQRSYQRSIHVATALAGRFNIEGKFLRAWNKEQTEEDCSGWVIIDSMMNIPLLFWASEELQDPRFSKIAEAHAETVATHLIRPDGSTSHIGIFDSSTGEFIRAVTGQGYSENSAWARGQGWAIYGFALCYKYTKNIQYLDIAKKCAHFTIANLGLSNFLARIDFRAPLTSDDRDASASAIIACGLLEIAEHVSAEEKSVYQLYGIKILKRLAEIADYEKIDDGIIANCAVQYHEESGKNSTLIYADSFYIEGLLKLLNADISLW; encoded by the coding sequence ATGAATGTGGAGCTAGACACTGAAACTTGGAGCGAGTTAGAACTAAAAAAAGTTGCTCAAAAAGTGAAATGGGAAATTAATCGGATTGGAGATGGAATCCCCTATCAAACAGTCAGAGGGAAGTATAGTGATCAAGGTCTACTCGATATTAGTTGGTGGACGAATGGGTTTTGGGGGGGAATAAATTGGCAATTATATAGTTATTTTGGAGAAGATATCTACCGAAAAACAGCTGAAAGTGTGGAGGAACGATTGGACCAAGCTTTAGTAGAATTTGAACATTTACATCATGATGTAGGGTTCATGTGGTTATTAACTTCAGTTGTTAATTATAAACTATTCAAAGATCAACGTTCTTATCAGCGAAGTATTCATGTAGCTACGGCTTTAGCTGGGAGATTTAATATTGAAGGTAAATTCTTACGTGCATGGAATAAGGAGCAAACAGAAGAAGATTGTAGTGGTTGGGTGATTATTGACAGTATGATGAACATTCCGCTACTGTTTTGGGCAAGTGAAGAGTTGCAAGACCCTCGTTTTTCAAAAATTGCTGAGGCTCATGCCGAAACAGTTGCGACCCATTTGATACGGCCAGATGGTTCAACAAGCCATATAGGGATATTTGATTCGAGTACTGGAGAATTTATAAGAGCAGTTACTGGACAGGGGTATTCGGAGAATTCTGCTTGGGCTAGAGGACAAGGCTGGGCGATTTACGGATTTGCTTTATGTTACAAATATACAAAAAATATCCAATATTTAGATATTGCAAAAAAATGTGCCCACTTTACTATAGCAAATTTGGGATTAAGTAATTTTTTAGCAAGGATTGATTTTAGGGCTCCGCTAACATCTGATGACAGGGATGCAAGTGCCTCAGCTATTATTGCTTGCGGATTATTAGAGATTGCAGAGCATGTATCAGCAGAAGAGAAAAGCGTCTATCAGCTTTATGGAATAAAAATTTTGAAGCGTTTAGCTGAAATTGCTGATTATGAAAAGATTGATGATGGAATTATTGCTAATTGTGCTGTTCAATACCATGAAGAGAGTGGAAAAAACTCTACCTTGATCTATGCTGACTCATTTTATATCGAAGGCTTGCTTAAATTATTAAATGCAGATATTTCATTATGGTAA
- a CDS encoding ABC transporter permease — translation MEQKLSVSTNEKQSPKRRWLKSLVKDVKRDKFLYLMLVPFVVWFIVFKYKPMWGLQIAFKDFSLFKGITGSSWVGLEHFNEFIFSEYFGRVLKNTLILNLYNLLICFPAPILLAVLVNEVRHTKYKKVVQTLTYLPHFVSVVVVAGIVTTFLSPSTGIVNILMERFGLEKIYFLIKPEFFRGIYTGMDLWKETGFSSIVFLSAIAGIDEGLYESAKIDGANKFQQIMHVTLPSILPTIVIMLIMKIGSILTVGYEAIILLYQPATYETADVISTYVYRSGLIDGRYDFATAVGLFNGIIALILVIGANKLSRRLTSSSLW, via the coding sequence GTGGAACAAAAATTATCAGTTTCTACAAATGAAAAGCAATCTCCCAAAAGAAGATGGCTGAAATCGTTGGTAAAAGATGTCAAAAGAGATAAATTTCTTTATCTAATGCTAGTTCCGTTCGTTGTTTGGTTTATCGTTTTCAAGTATAAACCAATGTGGGGCTTACAGATTGCTTTTAAAGATTTTAGCTTATTTAAGGGGATTACTGGTAGTTCATGGGTTGGCTTGGAGCATTTTAACGAGTTCATTTTTAGTGAATATTTTGGTAGGGTTTTAAAAAATACACTGATTTTAAATTTATATAACTTATTGATTTGCTTCCCTGCCCCCATTCTTCTAGCAGTTTTGGTCAATGAAGTGAGACATACAAAATACAAAAAAGTAGTTCAGACATTGACGTATCTTCCACACTTTGTTTCTGTTGTTGTCGTTGCAGGAATTGTAACTACTTTTTTATCACCGAGTACGGGTATAGTAAATATTCTAATGGAACGATTTGGTCTGGAAAAAATATATTTTTTGATAAAACCAGAATTCTTTAGAGGAATTTATACGGGAATGGATTTGTGGAAAGAAACTGGATTTAGCTCAATTGTGTTTCTATCAGCTATTGCAGGAATCGATGAAGGACTCTATGAATCAGCTAAAATTGATGGTGCTAATAAGTTTCAACAAATCATGCATGTCACACTTCCAAGTATTTTACCTACAATTGTAATTATGCTCATTATGAAAATTGGAAGTATTTTAACTGTAGGCTATGAAGCAATTATTCTTTTATACCAACCTGCTACCTATGAAACAGCAGATGTCATCAGTACATATGTTTATCGATCTGGTTTAATTGATGGACGATATGATTTTGCAACAGCGGTTGGCTTGTTTAATGGAATTATTGCGTTGATATTGGTTATCGGTGCCAATAAATTAAGTCGTAGATTGACAAGTTCAAGCTTGTGGTAA
- a CDS encoding carbohydrate ABC transporter permease produces the protein MVETKGEKTFRLINYTILGIISLIALYPFVYVLSASISSPTSVVTGNMTLFPKDIRFDSYRQLLTDNSILIAYGNTIYYTIVGTITSMLLTILGAYALSKRRLRGKKLITIFITITMWFDAGMIPTYLNIKDLGLLDTRMAMIIAFACNTFNVILLRSFFESVPEELEEAALIDGAKDHQILWRIYLPLSKAALATVSLFYAISRWNGYFWAMVIIRDENKAPLQVLLKKLIVENSLGSEFATAIDPTTTVSVETITYATIVVSVIPIVLIYPFIQKYFVKGVMVGAVKG, from the coding sequence ATGGTAGAGACTAAGGGAGAAAAGACATTTCGACTAATCAATTATACTATTTTGGGGATTATTTCACTAATAGCGCTTTATCCGTTTGTTTATGTATTATCAGCGTCTATTAGTTCACCAACGAGTGTTGTTACGGGCAATATGACTTTATTTCCTAAGGATATTCGTTTTGATTCATATAGACAACTATTAACCGATAATTCAATTTTAATCGCTTATGGTAACACAATCTACTACACTATAGTAGGAACGATAACAAGTATGCTGCTGACAATTCTAGGAGCATATGCCTTATCTAAGCGACGTTTACGCGGAAAAAAACTGATTACAATTTTTATTACTATAACGATGTGGTTTGATGCAGGAATGATCCCAACATATTTAAATATTAAGGATTTGGGGTTGCTAGATACACGAATGGCAATGATAATTGCTTTTGCTTGTAATACATTTAATGTTATTTTATTACGGAGTTTTTTTGAAAGTGTTCCAGAGGAACTAGAAGAGGCTGCATTGATAGATGGAGCAAAGGATCATCAAATTTTATGGAGGATTTATTTACCACTTTCCAAAGCTGCACTGGCTACAGTTAGTTTATTTTATGCAATCAGCCGTTGGAATGGTTATTTTTGGGCAATGGTAATTATCCGAGATGAGAATAAGGCGCCTCTTCAAGTATTATTAAAAAAATTAATCGTAGAAAATTCATTGGGGTCAGAATTTGCAACAGCAATTGATCCCACTACAACAGTTTCTGTAGAAACAATCACATACGCTACGATTGTTGTATCCGTTATTCCGATTGTATTAATTTATCCATTTATTCAGAAGTATTTTGTTAAAGGTGTAATGGTTGGTGCTGTTAAAGGTTAA
- a CDS encoding extracellular solute-binding protein, with translation MKKSIIIATSLTILWGMAGCTSSENRTDKVDNKEEITMTIHGGTVEAGPFNGEWPVFMEAAEKTGVTLKGVMPSTVTDFTQEFSLMMASGDLSDIVMASNLEFFKYGGEGAFEPLDQLIDEHAPNIKTFFDENPEVKEMATGPDGKIWFIPFVQDGVAQSGWFIRKDWLNNLDLQVPNNVEDYYQTLTAFANEDPNGNGKKDEIPYFHRSSVNGINDLLSLWNAHPGFFVKDGEAVYGPMEETFKIAYENIAKWYKEGLIDPEIYTRANARDVLLAENLGGATHDLFGSTGNYNDQLTEKISDFQFLPMAPPENSNGERLEPTKRKIPRTYGWGISSENDNKEKAIKYFDFWFTEEGRRLANFGIEGDTYEMIDGKPVLTDKVLKGDKPAVEILREIGAQSNFGFQQDYAYEEQWTNEIALEGINDYIENDYFEEQYPEVKFTEERQKEVEKLIPKINTFITETTQQWVLDSKQIDFDQFISELKKLGVEELIEINQEAYSQYLKKVGK, from the coding sequence ATGAAAAAAAGTATAATTATTGCTACAAGTTTGACCATTTTATGGGGTATGGCAGGCTGTACATCATCAGAAAATAGGACAGATAAGGTTGATAATAAAGAGGAAATCACTATGACTATTCATGGTGGGACAGTGGAGGCTGGCCCATTCAATGGAGAATGGCCCGTTTTTATGGAAGCAGCTGAAAAAACAGGTGTAACCTTAAAGGGAGTTATGCCTTCAACTGTCACTGATTTTACACAGGAATTCAGCTTGATGATGGCTTCAGGAGATTTGTCCGATATTGTGATGGCTAGTAATCTGGAATTTTTTAAATATGGTGGAGAAGGTGCTTTCGAGCCATTAGATCAATTAATTGACGAACATGCACCAAATATCAAAACTTTTTTTGATGAAAATCCTGAGGTTAAAGAGATGGCAACAGGACCAGATGGGAAAATTTGGTTTATACCGTTTGTTCAAGATGGTGTTGCTCAATCAGGTTGGTTTATCCGAAAAGATTGGCTGAACAATTTAGATTTACAGGTACCGAATAATGTAGAAGACTACTATCAAACTTTGACCGCATTTGCGAATGAAGATCCAAATGGAAATGGAAAAAAGGATGAAATTCCCTATTTTCATAGAAGTTCAGTCAATGGTATTAATGATTTACTAAGTCTTTGGAATGCACATCCAGGATTTTTTGTAAAAGATGGTGAAGCTGTATATGGTCCAATGGAGGAAACTTTCAAAATTGCTTATGAAAATATTGCAAAATGGTATAAAGAAGGTCTGATTGATCCAGAAATCTATACTAGAGCAAATGCTAGAGATGTGTTGCTGGCAGAAAACTTAGGTGGAGCTACACATGATTTATTTGGTTCTACAGGAAACTACAACGATCAATTGACAGAGAAAATTTCTGACTTTCAATTTCTTCCAATGGCTCCCCCGGAGAATAGCAACGGTGAGCGCTTAGAACCAACAAAGCGCAAAATTCCAAGAACTTACGGCTGGGGAATAAGTTCTGAAAATGACAATAAAGAAAAAGCAATAAAATATTTTGATTTCTGGTTCACTGAAGAAGGGCGTCGTTTGGCAAATTTTGGAATTGAAGGTGATACGTATGAAATGATTGATGGCAAACCTGTTTTAACAGATAAGGTATTAAAAGGGGATAAACCAGCAGTAGAAATATTACGGGAAATTGGTGCACAATCAAACTTTGGCTTTCAGCAGGATTATGCATATGAAGAACAGTGGACGAATGAAATTGCTTTAGAAGGAATCAATGACTATATTGAGAACGATTATTTTGAAGAGCAATATCCAGAGGTGAAATTCACTGAAGAAAGACAAAAAGAAGTCGAAAAGCTTATTCCGAAAATCAACACCTTTATTACGGAAACTACGCAGCAATGGGTACTTGATTCTAAACAAATTGATTTTGATCAATTTATTTCTGAGCTGAAAAAGCTAGGCGTGGAGGAGCTGATTGAGATTAACCAAGAAGCATACAGTCAATATCTGAAAAAAGTAGGAAAATAG
- a CDS encoding heparinase II/III family protein, which produces MKNINALFIEGETITRIKARISQQTTQQARSTVISSKLPHLVSEVVEKAETALNGQLLLPGTGGKAKFVGNPPNWYARMNDDNEFLWQLNRMEHWLPLLEAYSYTGKVEYAEKVIVEFLDWHQKTQFLTVDFSTQPLSYFNEVHPLRTLECGIRLYKTWPAIIKYLGDSPLLTEKIFEEYLLSVHKQTELLIAISPKLWPKADHNHYLMECLGIWTTALMFPEFKKSEEWKDFAYRELNRCSQAQLTQAGGQIEGCPSYHNGCMFWFSLVVILAKEAGITIAEDFQQRLHTNLNYSLHCMRPTGQTFPLGDSHSNNLSIMSGVYGYLAFDDPFWLRHMCSFLNREEIQKTAYQYIRYAEHPATFIATIEGLTELPEAKQLPLNLFNQELGQAFVRSNWTSLAQSYAFTCRSPIQNLHAHIDLLSFEYIALGKNIICDPGLYTYKNSAIRKEMKSTASHSTLMIDNKDFFEYISSWEYGVQKKGELTGLVKQAGTTFAHGYHLSYDPICVQRFLGLVDNRFLVVVDKVTTPDKGKIITRTFHLDYTDIEVRKDSVLGKDQMIDVKIVNYPDQQVNIRQGKLSDVNDCFRESRKVVYKGKYLEESYITVLYPYENKDEEPEISIYPISSENYHVKINQKKFEINIKSFEEYFKNTD; this is translated from the coding sequence GTGAAAAATATAAATGCACTTTTTATAGAAGGTGAGACAATAACGAGAATTAAAGCTCGGATTTCTCAGCAAACTACTCAGCAAGCAAGATCAACTGTCATTTCCTCCAAATTACCGCATTTAGTTTCTGAGGTAGTTGAGAAAGCAGAGACTGCTCTAAATGGGCAGCTCTTGCTGCCGGGAACTGGAGGGAAAGCTAAATTTGTTGGGAATCCTCCAAATTGGTATGCTAGAATGAACGATGATAATGAGTTTCTTTGGCAGTTAAATCGAATGGAGCATTGGCTCCCTTTGTTGGAAGCTTATTCTTATACAGGTAAGGTTGAATACGCTGAAAAGGTAATAGTCGAGTTTTTAGATTGGCATCAGAAAACTCAATTTTTGACAGTAGATTTCTCAACTCAGCCTCTGAGCTATTTTAACGAAGTTCATCCGCTTAGAACCTTAGAGTGTGGAATTAGACTCTATAAAACTTGGCCGGCAATTATAAAATATCTGGGAGATTCACCTTTACTAACGGAGAAAATTTTTGAAGAATACTTATTAAGCGTTCATAAGCAAACGGAGCTACTGATAGCCATTTCCCCAAAACTTTGGCCCAAAGCAGACCATAATCATTACCTAATGGAATGTTTGGGTATTTGGACAACGGCTCTGATGTTTCCCGAATTTAAGAAGAGTGAAGAATGGAAGGATTTTGCATATCGAGAATTGAATCGTTGTAGCCAGGCCCAGCTAACTCAGGCTGGTGGACAAATTGAAGGTTGTCCGTCGTATCATAATGGATGTATGTTTTGGTTCAGCTTAGTGGTGATTTTGGCTAAGGAAGCAGGGATTACTATTGCAGAAGATTTCCAACAACGTTTGCATACAAACTTAAATTATTCATTGCATTGTATGCGTCCTACAGGACAGACATTTCCGTTAGGTGATTCTCACAGTAACAATTTATCTATCATGAGCGGTGTTTATGGTTATTTGGCATTTGATGATCCATTTTGGCTACGTCATATGTGTTCATTTTTAAATAGAGAAGAGATTCAGAAAACAGCATACCAATATATTCGCTATGCAGAACATCCAGCAACATTTATTGCAACAATCGAGGGCTTAACAGAGCTTCCAGAAGCAAAACAGTTACCACTAAATTTGTTTAATCAAGAGTTAGGACAAGCGTTTGTTCGTAGCAACTGGACTTCTCTTGCACAGAGCTATGCCTTTACCTGTAGAAGCCCGATACAAAATTTACATGCGCATATTGATTTACTTTCTTTTGAATACATCGCTTTAGGGAAAAATATTATTTGTGATCCAGGGCTCTACACGTATAAGAATTCAGCGATTCGGAAGGAAATGAAATCAACTGCTTCCCATAGTACTTTGATGATTGATAATAAGGATTTTTTTGAATATATAAGCTCTTGGGAGTATGGTGTACAAAAAAAAGGCGAATTAACTGGTCTAGTGAAGCAAGCAGGGACGACCTTTGCGCATGGATATCATTTGTCTTATGATCCAATATGTGTTCAACGTTTTTTGGGCTTGGTTGATAATCGTTTTCTAGTAGTTGTTGACAAAGTTACAACTCCAGATAAAGGGAAAATAATTACTCGGACCTTTCATTTAGATTACACAGATATTGAAGTAAGGAAAGACAGCGTTCTAGGAAAAGATCAGATGATTGATGTGAAGATAGTAAATTATCCGGATCAGCAGGTAAATATTCGACAAGGAAAGCTGTCTGATGTAAATGATTGTTTTAGAGAAAGCAGAAAAGTTGTTTATAAAGGAAAATATTTAGAAGAGAGCTACATTACGGTTCTATATCCGTATGAAAACAAAGATGAAGAACCTGAGATTTCAATTTATCCGATTTCTTCAGAGAATTATCATGTTAAAATAAACCAAAAAAAATTTGAGATTAATATAAAATCTTTTGAAGAATACTTTAAAAATACGGATTAG
- a CDS encoding DUF624 domain-containing protein, producing MLFFYVSLLPITPALISLYQLMNESAENKFDQRIIYKFFVAYKQCWKQGLLWSSVFITTMFILLLDLLFITGYQKIIFLFLLVLIFSTYLLGIFLMSKYSSSFKWILHLSLYTCFSNLFPCLSFAVFYLAILFVASWFTNTLVVIFFLFLLTHYHISICRKLIFKMKTAI from the coding sequence ATGCTATTTTTCTATGTTTCATTGCTTCCTATCACACCTGCTCTAATCAGTCTGTATCAATTAATGAATGAGTCGGCAGAAAATAAATTTGATCAACGCATTATCTACAAATTTTTTGTAGCATATAAGCAATGCTGGAAGCAGGGATTACTTTGGAGTAGTGTATTTATTACAACTATGTTTATTCTTTTACTAGATTTGCTATTTATAACAGGTTATCAGAAAATTATTTTTCTATTTTTACTCGTTCTTATTTTTTCTACTTACCTATTGGGAATCTTTCTCATGAGCAAGTATTCATCTTCTTTTAAATGGATACTTCACCTTTCTTTATATACATGCTTTAGTAACTTGTTTCCTTGTCTATCTTTCGCGGTCTTCTATTTGGCTATCCTTTTTGTAGCAAGCTGGTTTACCAACACATTGGTCGTCATTTTTTTCTTGTTCTTATTGACTCATTACCATATATCAATTTGTCGTAAATTGATATTTAAAATGAAAACAGCTATCTAA
- a CDS encoding transposase codes for MPRRSFDKVFKTAAVKLIIEASFSVKEVSDHLDVYVNSLYRWIQEVEKYGDSAFPGKGSALFDIHYEIKKQEKESRYLREELELLKKYQVFLKTSKKSDFNS; via the coding sequence ATGCCTAGACGTTCATTTGATAAAGTATTCAAGACAGCTGCAGTAAAATTGATTATTGAAGCGAGTTTTTCTGTTAAAGAAGTGAGTGACCACTTGGATGTTTACGTGAATAGTCTGTATCGTTGGATTCAAGAAGTTGAAAAATATGGTGATAGTGCGTTTCCTGGAAAAGGAAGCGCACTTTTTGATATACACTATGAAATAAAGAAACAGGAAAAAGAGAGTCGTTACTTAAGGGAAGAACTTGAGTTGTTAAAAAAGTACCAGGTGTTCTTGAAGACAAGCAAGAAATCCGATTTCAATTCTTGA